Proteins encoded within one genomic window of Oscillospiraceae bacterium:
- a CDS encoding GNAT family N-acetyltransferase: MKSIETPRLILRKFRHDDFDAVHSYAGNDENFNYMPYPTNTEQVTREKIAEFIAKAEVNPIKNYNWAVTLRDGGQLIGGCGLDINDNYGSVGWLLHRNYWRQGYGTEIGRALLKFGFESLNLHRIIAECYAENIGSWGIMEKIGMRREGHFLDAFPAHKKSDSEYDDAFLYAMLRREWETQTEIARYALLPITFDGFVDLPELRDGELYFVCIKKTPYQPERNWMPNYSFIICKGGEKIGDARLTIGFTEGLYYGGQIGYNIDEPHRGNGYAARACRLLAPIAKAHDMTKLLISNRHDNRSSIRVCEKLGAKLVRTVALPGWHDLYKDNGYRTVNIFEWDLEA, from the coding sequence ATGAAATCAATTGAAACACCACGATTGATTTTGAGGAAATTTCGACATGATGACTTTGATGCTGTGCATAGTTATGCGGGCAATGATGAGAATTTTAACTACATGCCATACCCAACGAACACTGAGCAAGTAACCCGTGAGAAAATCGCTGAATTTATTGCCAAAGCGGAAGTAAACCCTATAAAAAATTATAATTGGGCTGTTACATTAAGAGATGGCGGACAGCTTATTGGCGGGTGCGGGCTTGATATTAACGACAATTATGGTAGCGTGGGTTGGTTGCTGCACCGCAATTACTGGCGGCAAGGTTACGGTACGGAAATAGGGCGGGCATTGCTGAAATTTGGCTTTGAGTCATTGAATTTGCATCGAATTATAGCCGAATGCTATGCCGAAAATATTGGCTCATGGGGCATTATGGAGAAAATCGGAATGCGCCGTGAGGGGCATTTCTTAGACGCTTTTCCCGCGCACAAAAAGTCGGATAGTGAGTACGATGACGCGTTTTTGTATGCGATGTTAAGGCGGGAGTGGGAGACTCAAACTGAAATTGCTCGCTATGCTCTGTTGCCTATTACATTTGACGGCTTTGTCGACTTGCCCGAACTGCGTGACGGCGAATTGTATTTTGTTTGCATAAAGAAAACGCCGTATCAGCCCGAACGGAATTGGATGCCGAATTACAGCTTCATCATTTGCAAGGGCGGCGAGAAAATCGGTGACGCGCGCTTGACCATCGGCTTTACCGAGGGGCTGTACTACGGCGGGCAAATTGGCTATAATATCGATGAACCACACCGAGGCAACGGCTATGCTGCACGGGCTTGCCGCTTGTTGGCGCCTATTGCTAAGGCGCATGATATGACTAAATTGTTGATTTCAAACCGCCATGACAACCGAAGTTCCATACGCGTTTGTGAAAAATTGGGCGCAAAGCTGGTTCGCACAGTGGCATTGCCGGGATGGCATGATTTGTACAAAGATAATGGCTATCGCACGGTTAATATTTTTGAATGGGATTTGGAGGCGTGA
- the coaE gene encoding dephospho-CoA kinase (Dephospho-CoA kinase (CoaE) performs the final step in coenzyme A biosynthesis.): protein MTIGLTGPIGSGKSQVAAIWRKCGLHVIDCDVVYRELLTASKVLQRAVLGEFPSVDDSGKINRAKLAEIVFNNADALARLEAVTHLHIAEEVAKKIADIDGDVVIEAIALLKSDIVRHCDCIVSVTAPPALRIQRVVARDNLTVEQVQARINAQPDDVYYREESDYCIENDGTELELRKNALKILEYCRSAQPANNK, encoded by the coding sequence ATGACTATCGGCCTCACAGGTCCAATCGGTAGCGGTAAATCGCAAGTCGCGGCAATTTGGCGGAAATGCGGGTTGCACGTTATTGATTGCGATGTGGTGTATCGTGAATTGCTGACAGCATCAAAAGTATTGCAACGCGCCGTGTTGGGCGAATTTCCGTCCGTTGACGATAGCGGCAAAATCAATCGGGCAAAGTTGGCGGAAATTGTATTCAACAACGCCGACGCGCTTGCAAGGCTGGAAGCTGTTACACATCTGCATATTGCCGAAGAAGTGGCGAAAAAGATTGCAGATATTGATGGCGATGTCGTAATTGAGGCGATTGCGCTACTGAAAAGTGATATTGTGCGGCATTGCGATTGCATTGTAAGTGTCACTGCGCCGCCGGCATTGCGCATACAACGTGTCGTTGCGCGGGATAATTTGACGGTAGAGCAAGTGCAAGCGCGGATTAACGCTCAGCCCGATGATGTGTATTATCGAGAAGAGTCGGATTATTGTATTGAAAACGATGGCACAGAGCTTGAATTGCGCAAGAATGCGTTGAAAATATTAGAATATTGTAGGAGCGCACAGCCCGCCAATAATAAATAA
- a CDS encoding NUDIX domain-containing protein, with protein MKHIATITDKDIIGVDGLSTAPPRICVRAVLFDRDGNIALWHIKKWEVYMLPGGGVEDGEDFYTALKREMLEECGCDCEIIAELGRVDENSNCAEPSVVAENYCYIARVVGEKSELSLCDYEIADGSEPLWLPLPQAFELASQQQFSNQRPVDGRWWTKAVTVTILKEALAWTQENAL; from the coding sequence ATGAAACATATTGCAACGATTACGGATAAGGATATCATCGGCGTTGACGGCTTATCTACTGCGCCGCCGCGTATTTGTGTGCGTGCGGTGTTATTTGATCGAGATGGCAATATTGCACTGTGGCATATAAAAAAATGGGAAGTTTATATGTTGCCGGGCGGCGGGGTCGAAGATGGTGAGGATTTTTATACGGCATTGAAACGTGAAATGCTGGAAGAGTGCGGCTGCGATTGTGAGATTATCGCTGAACTCGGGCGAGTTGATGAGAACAGTAATTGCGCCGAACCTAGCGTTGTTGCTGAAAACTATTGCTATATCGCGAGAGTAGTCGGCGAAAAGAGTGAGTTGAGCTTGTGTGATTATGAAATCGCCGACGGAAGTGAACCATTGTGGTTGCCGTTGCCACAGGCATTTGAACTCGCTTCACAGCAGCAATTCAGCAACCAACGACCTGTTGATGGGCGTTGGTGGACAAAAGCGGTAACGGTTACGATACTAAAAGAAGCGTTGGCATGGACACAGGAGAATGCGCTATGA
- a CDS encoding GNAT family N-acetyltransferase, translating to MGYTIEKLAPDNYYKCGNIWDMNKNPKRTKKWHDELISGNRITFVYVENDEYIGEGSLVLVSGDLGCTIENERIYLSRMVVKPEYRNRGIGGVLLDYLTEYAKSLGYKEMSLGVDIDSIGARWLYEKKGFTSIFRMGEDEGGKFVKLLKTL from the coding sequence ATGGGCTATACGATAGAAAAGCTCGCCCCGGACAACTATTACAAGTGTGGCAATATTTGGGATATGAACAAGAACCCCAAAAGGACAAAAAAGTGGCATGACGAACTTATATCCGGCAATAGAATCACCTTTGTGTATGTGGAAAATGACGAATATATAGGCGAAGGCTCACTCGTTCTAGTCAGCGGAGATTTAGGATGCACCATTGAAAATGAACGTATTTATCTTTCGAGAATGGTGGTTAAGCCGGAATACCGCAATCGCGGTATCGGGGGCGTGTTGCTTGATTATTTAACCGAGTACGCTAAGAGTCTAGGCTACAAAGAAATGTCTTTGGGCGTGGACATAGACAGTATCGGAGCCAGATGGCTGTATGAGAAAAAAGGCTTTACAAGCATTTTCCGTATGGGCGAAGATGAGGGCGGCAAGTTTGTAAAATTACTAAAAACGCTTTGA